Proteins co-encoded in one Dendropsophus ebraccatus isolate aDenEbr1 chromosome 9, aDenEbr1.pat, whole genome shotgun sequence genomic window:
- the LOC138801749 gene encoding histone H2B-like, with amino-acid sequence MKPTMKMRSGRRAHPGARIQQKVIEKSKKSYKRHLAKVLGQVQQTTSQQLWALDVLTREGLHGDGFPQVAAEAARLSHYKPRRAIASLEICSALRALYPARATNEDL; translated from the exons ATGAAGCCAACCATGAAGATGAGGAGCGGCCGAAGAGCCCATCCTGGGGCCAGAATACAGCAGAAGGTGATAGAGAAATCCAAGAAGAGCTACAAGCGTCACCTGGCTAAAGTCCTGGGGCAG GTACAGCAGACTACAAGCCAACAGCTTTGGGCCCTGGATGTATTGACCAGAGAAGGCCTCCATGGTGATGGTTTCCCTCAGGTAGCGGCCGAAGCTGCAAGACTCTCCCATTACAAACCCAGAAGAGCCATCGCCAGCCTGGAGATCTGCTCTGCACTGAGGGCGCTGTACCCGGCCAGGGCAACAAATGAGGACTTGTGA